The Ziziphus jujuba cultivar Dongzao chromosome 3, ASM3175591v1 region gtACCTTTGTTTTATttgcctttatatatatagttttaaattgattaatttattcagGTTTcatgctttctttctttaaatcaATTCTTATTTGTACTAATTGCCAACTGAAACGTGTTactccatatttttcttttaattgccAATTGAAACATGTTcgtctctgtttttcttttaattggcacatatatacatacctaAATATCTTGTTTCTGTTTTATTTTCCGATTCTTTTATCATAAAGTAGTATAGTGTTTATTAATCAATTGGCAATGTGCAATCCGATTCACTTATCATAaacaattatatgcatatatacatatatcatcacTGTTTGACATCAATTAGAGCCGTGAATTAAAGGTCTTCAATGGTTTCTTGTTTGTTTcagttttatgttttaattgattttctttgataaaattatatttatatatatatatatatatattcatagatCTGGAAAATTTATTTACATCAATTCTATTCTTTATATGCTTTGTTATTACTTAATACATATTGACGTTAGATATATGTCCCTTGGTGATTACATTTGTAtaaattgctttttattttcaattgttatGACTTTCAATTGATTAGATTTAGAATCTGTTGGTTTTTAACCTATGTAGTCATTCTTCcgattcatttatatattttgattattgaaTCTTTAGTTTGCTTATTATAATGTTGGTTACTTTATTTTATGCAAAATTCTTAAAGTATACTTTTGAAAGTAACTTGGTCTGTAAATTTTGTTAACAGACAAATGGCAAATACAAGCCAAAATTCTATCCTTGCTAATGTGAATCATGTAGAGAAGCCCGAAAAGTTCAATAGTGCAGAGTTTAAAAGATGGCAACAAAAAATGCTCTTTTATCTCACAACTCTAAATTTggctaaattttttaataagaagGCTCCCATCCTTAATAAGAATGAAACAGATAGGACAACTGTAGCAGCCGTGGATACATGGAAACGTGAAGATTTTTTATGCAAAAACTACATCCTCAATGGTTTGGACGACACACTATATAATGTGTATAGTCCAATTGAGACTTCCAAAGAAGTTTGGAAATGCTTGgataagaaatataaaactgcggATGCTAGCATGAAGAAATTTGTGGTTGGAAGGTTTCTAGATTTCAAAATGCCAGATTCTAAAACTGTTATGAACCAAGTACAACAACTCCAATTGATTCTTCATGAATTACATGCTGAAAAGATGACTTTAAGTGAGTCTTTTCAAGTTGCTGCTGTTATAGAAAAGTTGCCACCTTCTTGGAAATATTTCAAGAACTATTTGAAGCAATAACGTAAGGAAATGAGTCTTGAAGATCTGATTGTACATCTTAGAATTGAAGAAGACAATCGAAGCTCTTAAAAGAAGATTAAAACTCATTACCTTGAAGCCAAAGCCAATGTGATTGAAAATGGACagaaaaatgggaaaaagagAAAGTACTGTGGGCAAAATAATAGCCAAGGGAATGCAAAGAAATTCAAAGGGAAATGCTTTGTGTGCAACAAGCAAGGTCATCGTGCAAATGAATGTTGAAATTGGAAAGCATAAAGTAACTACAAGAAGAACAACTCTCAAGCGCACATGACAGAGGATGATAAATTATCAATTGACATAGAAGAAATGAACCTTGCTACTGTGATTTCTGAAGTAAATTTGGCTTGTAATAACAAAGAGTAGTGGGTAGACATAGGTGCTACTAGACATGTGTGTTCAAATAGGATCATGTTTACTACTTATCATGGTGTGGACACAGGAGAACATCTTTATATGGGAAATTCCTCAACATCTAAGGTTGAAGGCCAaggaaaaatagttttgaagatgACATCTGGCAAGGAACTTACTCTTAACAATATTCTTCATGTACCTGAAATAAGAAAGAATCTAATTTCTGGATCTTTGCTTAGCAAAATTGGATTTAAGTTAGTCTTTGTGGCTAACAAATTTGTACTCATTAAAAATGGGATGTATGTGGAAAAGGGGTATTTGACTAGTGGCCTATTTAAAATGAATGTAATGACTATTGTACCtcctactaataataataaagttaactTTTCTACTTATATTTTGGAGTCATTTAATTTATGGCATGGTAGGTTGGGACATGTAAATTATGATGCATTACGTAAATTAATGAACATGGACTTATTACCTAAATTTGAGATTGACTTTAGTCATAAATGTGAAACATATGTAGAAGCTAAATTAACTAGAACCCTATTTCAAAATGTACAAAGGAGTGCAGAACCTCTAGAATTAATCCATTCCGATACATGtggtttaaaatatatacaaactaaaggtggaaaaaagtattttattacttttatagaTGATTGTACAagatattgttatgtttatttattgcgAAGCAAAGATGAAGcaattaaaatgtttaaacattataaaaatgaggtagaaaaccaactaagcaagaaaataaaaactttaagaaGTGATAGAGGAGGTGAGTATGAATTACCTTTTAAGGAATTTTGTTTAGAACATGGTATTATGACAAATGATGAATTCCTTATTACTTATGTCTAGTTTATGACAAAATTTGTGGGAAGAAGCTTTATTGACTTCTAATCAAATTCTAAATAAGTTACCTCATAAGAAATTAGATAAAACACTATATGAGTTATGGAAAAGTTGAAAACCTACATATAAGTACATGAAAATGTGGGGATGTCTTGATAAAGTTGCAATAACTTTTCCTAAAAAGGTCAAAATAGGACCTAAAACTATTGATTGTATTTTCATTGGCTAtgcacaaaatataaatttaatattcctGACATACATGTCAACACCATATAGAATCGAGAACTGCATCTTTCTTTGAAGATACTTTTCCTTACAAAATAGGAAAAATAGATAGTTCACTAAAAAGGTCGCATGAGAATATGGTTACTAGTAATCAAACTCAAAAAGACATAAATGAAGGGAAAGAGGCTGAACCAAGATATAGGAAGAGAACTAAAACATTTAAGTCATTTGGTCCTGATTTTATGACTTATTTGTCGAAAAATGAACCTCAAACCTTCAAAGAAGCAATGTCGAATCCTAAAGCTCCATTTGGAAGGAAGCAATTGataatgaaattgattccataatGCAAAACCATACATGGAGTTGGCAAATCTTCCACCTGGTACTCAACTGTTGGttataaatggatttttaagAGGAAATTAAAACTAGATGGTACCattgataaatacaaaaatagacTGGTGGCTAAAGGTTACAACCAAAAGGAAAGCTTGAACTATTTTGATATTGTTCTCCAGTGACTAGAATTACatcaattcaaattttgattacaATAGCAGCTTTGTATAATCTTGAAATACatcaaattgatgtaaaaaCTGCATTTTTAAATGGAGATCTAGAAGAATAAATCTATATAGAACAACCAGAGTGGTTTACAGTtccagaagaagaaaagaaagtgtGCAAACTGGTTGAGTCATTGTGTGGATTAAAACAAGCACCAAAATAATGGCATGAGAAATTTAATAAGGTAATGATGACATATGGCTTCAAAATTAATGAGTGTGATAAATGTGTATATTATAAAAGCATTCAAAAAGGGTATTTCATGATTTGCTTATACGTAGATGACATGCTAATAATAGATAGCACTATGGAAATTATTAAAGCtactaaaaaaaatgttaactaATAAGTTTGTTATAAAAGATCTAGGTGAAGCTGATGTGATATTAGGTATTAAAATTACTAAGGCATTAGATGGAATAGTTCTGTCATAATCTCATTACATTAAAGATGTACATGAGAAATTTGATAAGTATAATAGAGGTCCAGCAAAGACTCCTGTTGACATAACTTTACACCTAGCTAAAAATCATGGTCGAAGTGTATATCAATTGGAATACTCCAGAATTATAAGAAACCTAATGTATATCTCAAATTGCACATAACCAGATATAGCTTATGCTATTAATAAGTGAAGTAGATTTACTAGTAACCCAAATAAAAATCATTGGAAAGCGTTAATTAGAGTTCTGAAATACTTAAGATATACAATGACATACGGGTtacactatacaagatatcctgctgtGTTAGAAGGATATTGTGATGCTAACTGCATATCAGACACAAAAGACTCAAAGTCTACAAGTGGATATATGTTTATACTTAGAGTTGCTGCTGTGTCATGGAAGCCTTTAAAACAGACTTGTATTGCGAGATCAACTATGGAATCTGAATTTATAGCTTTAGATAAACCTGGAGAAGAAGCTGAATGACTTAGAAATTTTTAGAAGATATTCAAAATTGGTCAAATCCTATGCCTGCTATATGTAttcattgtgatagtcaatcaacAATTGGTAGCGcacaaaataatatgtataatggTAAATCTTGACATATACATTGAAGACATAATAATATTCGACAACTTCTCTCTACTGGAATCATAAATATTGAATATGTACAATCCAAAGACAACCTAGCGGATCCACTTACTAAAGGTTGTCTAGAGAGCAAGTTTATAAAccatcgaggggaatgggacTAAAGCTTAATTCTAATGAATCATCATAAACAGAAACCCAACCCAGTTGAATGGATATCCCAAGGTTTAGGTTCAACGAGACAACATAATTATGTATGATACACAAGTAATACTGTGAAATATTAAAAGGTG contains the following coding sequences:
- the LOC132803270 gene encoding uncharacterized protein LOC132803270; its protein translation is MTREEVKHVRNIAYVVVNAEGKLENVVRLVESIIDAEKAKFRQKGAVIYLFGRQMANTSQNSILANVNHVEKPEKFNSAEFKRWQQKMLFYLTTLNLAKFFNKKAPILNKNETDRTTVAAVDTWKREDFLCKNYILNGLDDTLYNVYSPIETSKEVWKCLDKKYKTADASMKKFVVGRFLDFKMPDSKTVMNQVQQLQLILHELHAEKMTLSESFQVAAVIEKLPPSWKYFKNYLKQ